The sequence below is a genomic window from Carassius gibelio isolate Cgi1373 ecotype wild population from Czech Republic chromosome A17, carGib1.2-hapl.c, whole genome shotgun sequence.
ATCTCAGTAAGGCGAGACACAGTCCTCTGGAACGCAAACACCTCCTCTTCTCCTGTGAAGATCGCCAGTGAGCTGCCGGCATCCTGATGCATTGAAAGAGAAAATTAAATCACTGCCGCCCATTAATGTGAAGAGATTGTCACATCAAGGTTAAAGATCAAAGGATTCTTAAAATCCTGCTCAACCACAGGTCAGCCAAGATGCAGAGGAGTTTGTTTTCAATAGAGAAAGAAAGCAATGTTACCGATTATGGACTGTTTTAGACAGAAGCAACaaattgaagttaaaaacatctagttttaattttatttttctaaaaaataaataaaatggcttCACAAGAACTGTGaactgaagtggtgtggattaccgTGATGTTTTTaataagctgtttggactctcattctgacggcacccattcactgcagagcattgtGATTCAAGTGATTCAAATCTGTTcccattaagaaacaaactcatctacatctttaagACCAGTAAGAGGTTTTATTTTggagtatttcttttttttttcccaataatTTCATGACAGTTTAGCACACCCCACCTACCATAACGAAATCAAACAATCTCAATAGTAATTTAATGACTCTCTTTCTGCCAAGTCCTATTAAGCaacaaaggtttggggtcagtaagactatttaaaaataaattaatacttttacgcTATActatgctaaaaattcagctttgcatcacagaaataaattatattttaatatttattcaaatagaaaacaagtattttaaattgtaatgatactGCACAATATTTACTATAGACACTTCTtccagaaacaaagaaaaaaataatcttaccaactccaaacGTTTGAATAGTATAAGTATTGACAGATATAATTTAATTGGCTTCTCTCAGATTTATAATAGAATTCCAAAGCCAACATTCAGGTTCCTTATTTAATTCTCAAAAAAATTCAATAGGAAATAGTTTGTAAATTACCCTTGAAATGCCCAGATCATCCAATAAAACATGAGTGTCGTGATGGTCATGATGGTCGTGATGTTCATGAACAAACAGATCATCTAATGGAGCTTCGGCCTGCAGCACGACTCGAACCTGTGGAGATATTCCACCGAACTGTGAGAGGGACCTTTAAGACCTTCCCACAGAAATCACAAGTGTTTCACGACCTACCTTGTGCTCATACAGTGAATCAATGAGAGTTATGAAGCGTCTGGCTTGCGTCTTCTTGTTCAAAGTGAGCAAAGGAATGTTTCTGATGAAAACTGTGTCAAACACAGCAGAGATCTCCAGGTAGTCGCTAGCTCCTACAGgctaaaagtaaaaacaacacaatacttaaatcagttcattttaatggaGGATGGTGAAACAACATAGGAAACAAGCTTACTCGATCACACAGCTCCTCAAAGGTGCAGTCTGCGATGGTCCCACATGCTTTGGCAAGTGTCAGTATCCTTCCATGTACCTTTAGAGATCTGGGCCGAGTAACTGTGATACAAAAAACCTAAtcaaatttacataaaatataaaagttcaaAGAACAAAATTCTGGATGCATTACACACACATAATGGAAACCTACATTCAAATCTGTAGCAATATGACAACTAATGGGCTGCCATAGAAATTCTTTTGTTAGGGTGTTTTTTACTGTTAAACCATCAGCTAATTAAACaagtgtgttttgttatttagcaAACACATTACAGCCAACTTACTGTCATTCTGTTTGAAGGCCATCTCATCGAACAGCTTATCGAGTGTTGCATCAACATCAGGTTCACTGGAACTAGATCCagagatatttaataaataattgatcACTTCATAATagtctttttattcattaatactTGGTCAAAGCAATAACATTTACTTGTCAAGCCAAGCATGTGATGCtttcaatgttaaaataatttttgataccCCATCTTAAGACAACAGGAGCGATTCATATGAGATTCAAAACATGGAGCTTTCTGACTTACCCAGGCAACACTGGGAGTTTGGATTGTTTGAATACTTTCATTACTTTTGCAGCTCTTTTTTGGCATGGAAATTTCACAACTCAACATGTTTAAGATGCATGTCTTTGATTAAAGAAAGTAGTGAACTTGCATAACTGATTAAAAGTTGACCACTAAAttaatgcagcatctcattttgTACAACATTAATTTTCTTACAGGTAGAAGAGTTTTCCAGCTGCAGGGCAATTTCTTCTCCGATAATCTATTCCAGAATCCAGACGTAGTGTTTGGCAATACTCCTATTTAAAAGACATTTGACCACAGCATTATCTGAAGCACTTCTAACAGAAAGTAACTTAACCTACATTATCATTTGACCTTATTCCCAAATGTTCACAAGGACAttaaaaggaataattcacccaaaaatgaacatttgctgaaactttactcaccctcaggccatccaagatgagtttgtttcttcaacagaaCGGATTTGGAGAagttagcattgcatcacttgttcaccagtggatcctctgcagtgaatgggtgccgtcagagtcacaaacatcacaattaaaagaaaaacgTTTAATTTCACAAAACAAGAATTTATGGACATGAGTGGTGTTGATTACTTCaatgtttattgtgatgtttttatcagctgtttggactctcattttgacggcacccattcactgcagaggatcaattggTAAGCAAGTTACGCAATGCTAGCTTCTCCAAGTCtgctctgatgaaaaaacaaactcatcttggacAAACTGAGGGGGAGTAAAGtttcagcaaatttacatttatcactgaactattcctttaagtacaGTACGTAACACCAATAAACATCACTTATATTTCAGATAATACACCTGCTGCTGAAGTGCTTACCTTTAGCACAGCAATGAAAGGCACAAAGTTCACCCTTTGTAATCCATTTTTGTACAGATCTGTAAAACAAGATATTGTGCTCAAACAAACTGGAAATTGGGAGCGAAGACATACTGAAAGAAACTGCACATTGTGTGATGGCttcactgaacaaaaaaaaaaaaaaattgtgcatgatttatttcaaatcaatcttcaatcagaaattgctagtaaacgtcataaaaaaaatctaacagaaaatgcaagtaacacattgaattaaaggaGTCATGACATGTTTTACCATATCTTATCATGATATACTATATCCCTGAGGTGTAATTATAATAGTTTTTCATCCAAAACGCTTTTGTAATGAGTCATTTATGACCTTTTCCCACCATTTCTCATCCTCTGAAACTGAAACGGACTGAGGTCAGTGTAACCGCCCActtttatgattggctaacatcaTTGCCTATGCATAAcggttttaaaaatagtttttacataaaatacattactTACGGTTTGTGGCATCATTGTTGGGTCCAGAACAGTTGGCACAGCCTGATCTTTAAGCAAAAATATTTTGGCAAAGCCAGCATCAAACTGCGATTTTTGTCTCAAAACAGTCAACGGTGAAATGTACTGAACACACGCAATAAATTAGCACGGTCCTGATTGGgacgtttactaaaaataaacagaatCTATTTTTCTGTGATGTCGGGATCCTTTGGCAGTGTCTACAAACATGTTATTTTTCCACAGCCAGGAATGACACAgaaatcttattgtaaacaaTGACTCCTTCAGTAATGAAAATTATGAAACTTGCAGGATGTATTAAGCATACAAAGACTTCCTctgtgtcaaaagatcaagggaaatttggtttctcatgtcatgacccctttaaacatgacatttttaaacAGAAAGGCTGTTAACAACTACACTCAGACTAGTTTAGCTGGATTCATTGCTTCTTACCATCTGGAGGCCGATTGGACGTTGCTACAACTACAACCCCATTCAAGAAGAGGTTCTCAAAGAGCTGCTTAAGAATCATGGCATCTGCAATATCAGTGACCTAAtgaacagagagagcaaaagaaacCTTAAAAATCAATCCTGATTATTCTCTGTAACCCTTTGATTGTCACTGCATGGATTTGAAAGATAACTGAAGCAGATCTCAGTACACTGAAGCGATCACAAAGCTTGATTAGATTTCAACTCAACAATTACTAAGTAACACATTCACCTGGAACTCATCAAAACACAGAAGGCAGGCCTCCTCGCTGATTTCTTCAGCCACCGGTGCGATAGGATCGTACGCCTTCGCCATTTTACCCACTTTTCTCTTGGGCAAACTTTGCTTGAGCCGATGGATCCCTATATAAACATGAGTCCAACATCTGAGTAAAAGCAAATAATTGTGACTTTactaattttcaaaaatacaaaaaaggtgCACACGttccacaaacacaaacaggGCTCAAGCACAGAACACAGGAGACAAACTAAAGCAAAGAACAGACATAATGTCCCATTGctccaaaaaatttttttatttattgcaacgTCTCGACCAAAAGGACTTCGTTTCCATGCctgacaaacaataaataaaaaaaatgtatggagcAGTTATATCAGTGTGtggacatttattatttatttatttttttttgcatctgtttaGAATTGATACGCAGTCACTTTGGTGCTCTGTGAATATTTCAGTCACTCATTCttgttaaataatgcattttgagCCATTTTCTGACTTTAGCTTAGATAACATTGAAGATATACAGTGCCCATTTCAGACCACAATGAAAAATAATAGTTATGTTGGTGAGAAAATGTGTTGTGTCAGTGGTCTAATATTAACCAAATGTTACGAGGCTGTCACAAAATCAATTCAACTAAtagttaaatacagtaaaaaataagttaataaatcagccaattaattaaaaatgaccaAATTAACCTTACAAATTATCAGTGCACAAAACTCAATAAAAGATATATTTACAATCAGCCAAAAATAAATCATACACAAACTTACGTTTATGTACATCCAACATGAATCCATGAAAATGGACCCTTTTTTTCTTCACAGTCTCTACATGATCATAAAACATATCCATAACCATAGTTTTCCCTGTGCCTGAGAGaatgaaaaaaatgtgaaaacaagCATTGATAACAAAACTGAGCATAACAAGACAACAAGGTTTGACTGAGCCACAACATGATGCCACAGAACTTACCAACATCTCCATATATGTAATAACCTTTTGGCGGCTTTCTCTTGGAGAAGAACTGTTGTGGAGGTAAAAGAAGTGTTAATATAAGTGCATTTCAACATCTGCAGGGTGTATTTTGGCTGCTTTAGCCCACACACGATTTTTTGCATGGTTTACCTTTGAGAAAAGCGTTGAGTGTTCGTTGCTGTACCCTCGAAGATCCTTTTGCATCTGATCCAGTTTTTCTAAAGCGGCTCTCTGCTGCAGATCTTCTCGTAACTGTCCATCTCGAATGAGACTGTTGTAATGCTCCAACGGTCCACCAAAACTGCTTTTTGGAGAGGTTGTGGCACTGGGAACTTCAACCGTCTGCGACAGCACACCTGTGGCAAGACCTGCAAGACAGAAAAGAGCTGCATGAGATTGAGATGAATGATGTTTCATGAGTAAACACGAATAAAACAAGATCAGCGTGGCTGCACCTTATTCAACACCAACCTGCTATTTCTAGTGATTATATGTCACAATGGTTGTACTTCACTaactatttgtatgtttttagtcatttatcagacgcttttatccaaagcaacttacaaatgaggacaacagaagcaattaattgtagtattaaaataactaaaaacagaTCCAAAACTAGaagttaaaacaaaaaactctccatacacaatttaaaaataaagaaatacgataaaaatgacaaatgcatgaatatttcaaaatttaaCATGAAGAATAAAGCTAAAAACAAAGGTATAGGAGTATaattatgtataatgataggTCTTTGAATAAAGAGTTCAGTTTTAACAAGGGTTGTTGTCTGTAGCATTGAttttaaaaatctagatcaaCAAAAAggataaattatgtaaattatgtcCTACAAAATAAAATTACGATATAATCATAATAGATTTTGAATCACAGTGACATGCATTAAAGACAAGAGtcaagtatataaaaaataaagtagttAAAGAAGACTACGAGAGTATATACACCACTAAAGTGGCGAAGTAGATCTTGAGaaaaattcatttttaacattacgTTACTCTTATTTGTCCTATTTAGAGTCGAACATACTGGGTGTTCTTGTCTTGTCACAATGTCAGTGTCAAAGAGGAAAGAcgaatataatgacatttatcaCATAAGCATTCCTGTCATTCAAATGTCGTTGAAAGCCCTTACCTCTTTTAATACAGCTGACAATATCAGGCAAATCTGAATTCAACAAAAGCCTATTTTTTACACATAAATGAAGTCCATGCGCCACCAAGGACGCTTTACCGGCTGCCATGATGATACAAAATGCGGAAGCTTTATTGAAACTGGGCTGTGGGCAGTGGAGAGGTGGGCGTGGTCTATAtatagctcatgaatattaattaatacgTACATGTCCCCTCCAGTTAGCAAATAACGTCAGATAGACCTAATTTATATTCATGAGTTAGCGTGATTTGCTAATTCGCCTACTCACTAGTGAAAGGGCCAAAACGTATGAAACTGTTTTGTTAacacatatttattttagttttaacagCACAAACGGCCTGCTCCTGTCAATATCATCATGTGTTCAAATGCAAGCATTTGCTGTGTCCCTATACGAACTTATTCTGGTGAGGAGAAAGAACACACTTTTGGCACATATCAGATCACTGTCAGaaactctgggtgtgcatatgaaaatctgggtgagccacatttattgtcagattactgtgcaaaattatgggatagtatttttgtcacactgcttccgtccaaccatactcctataGTGTTAAtgtgcaggtcgtgtcaaaatgtagttaattgttaaatgtaatcattttcttccaaatacgataattttgaacttctggtacgatacttggacatttccaatctcgcaacactgtctgttgatgttgggcccggggagggagagacatcctcatcaggtgtcaccataggccttgtgtccggctgttcatcaagccaaggttttttgctaaaaaaaaaaattaagaaaggaacTCTGCaacatattgctagctagcaatgtgaaatcaaaaattatctgtttatatcatagactgctggggtcacagtcagctgctgttttctgattggttggcagtccgaATGTCAGcagatatatttaaacaaaaataatttaaaatgtatattacattttaacattcttagcattattgcaccatatattggattcttatttctgtgcccctgagagtatgatttagaatgttcagattCAAACAGATTTCGCGCGTTGGCTTCACTGAGCCAGAGACTGACCGCTCTGGCTcagctattgttgtttacttagaatatatatatattctaagtatattgttgtttacttatatatatatatatatatatatatatatatatatatataagtaaacaacaatagcccaagtttagtaaactttttattgagactataaaaaataattctgcatctatttttaggtgtgccagctgccacccTGGCACACCTGTGGCTACGCCActgtaacaatggatgaaaagtttagagccctactgatgattaagtctagagtgtgtccacctttgtgtgtgggtccatgtacatgctgaatcgacaggtacacttactgcttcgatgtccagatctgaatttaaaaaaaatctcaaacatgctacgatctgaatcaaccgattcgcgaacaggctccgaagtgccgatctgaatccaccgagtcgcgaacagactccgatgtcccgatctgaatcaaccgagtcgcgaacatgctccgaagtgccgatctgaatcaaccgagtagcgaacaggctccgaagtgccgatctgaatcaaccgagtggcaaaaaaaaaaaaaaaaaaaaaaaaaaaaaaaaaaaaatatatatatatatatatatatatatatatatatatatatatatatatatatatatatatatatatatatatatatatatatatatattctaagtaaacaacaatagcccaagtttagtaaacattttttattgagactataaaaaataattctgcatctatttttaggtgtgccagctgccactgtgggtggcacaggcacacccgtggctaTGCCACTGGTCGCAACCTGTCACTAATGTCAACTGCCATGTGAATCATCGTCACAGTTAACATTctccacatttaatttaattaaacttcCTACCGAGAGAAAAGAAGCAGCTCGTTGATCTGCCAGTCGTGGGTCTTTATGTGGAGATCTCTGACATAGTCTTTCTCTGCTCGCGTGATGAAGCATTTAAAAGTAAATGGCCATAaggcagtggcgtagccacgggtgtgccagggtgcacttcggagcatgttcgcgactaggttgattcagatcggcacttcggagcctgtccgcgactcggttgattcagatcggtacttcggagcatgttcgcgactcggttgattcagattggcacatcggagcctgtccgcgactcggttgattcagatcggtacttcggagcctgttcgcgactcggttgattcagatcgggacttcggaacatgttcgcgactcggttgattcagatcagcacttcggagcctgttcgcgactctgttgattcagatcggcacttcggagcctgcccgcgactcggttgattcagatcggcacttcggagtctgttcgcgactcggttgattcagatcggcacttcggagcatgttcgcgactcggttgattcagatcgggacatcggagtctgttcgcgactcggttgattcagatcggcacttcggagcctgtccgcgactcggttgattcagatcggcacttcggagcctgttcgcgactctgttgattcagatcggcacttcggagtctgttcgcgactcggttgattcagatcgggacttcggagcctgtccgagactcggttgattcagatcgggacttcggagcctgcgttcgcgactcggttgattcagatcggcacttcggagtctgttcgcgactcggttgattcagatcgggacttcggagcctgcgttcgcgactcggttgattcagatcggcacttcggagtctgttcgcgactctgttgattcagatcggcacttcggagcctgcccgcgactcggttgattcagatcggcacttcggagtctgttcgcgactcggttgattcagatcggcacttcggagcctgtccgagactcggttgattcagatcgggacttcggagcatgttcgcgactcggttgattcagatcggcacttcggagcctgcgttcgcgactcagttgattcagatcgggacatcggagtctgttcgcgactcagttgattcagatttgcacttcggagcctgttcgcgaatcggttgattcagatcgtagcatgtttgatattttttttaaattcagatctggacatcgaagcagtaagtgtacctgtcgattcagcatgtacatggacccacacacaaaggtggacacactctagacttaatcatcagtagggctctaaacttttcatccattgttacagTGGCGTAGCCACAGGTGTGCCAgggtggcagctggcacacctaaaaatagatgcagaattattttttatagtctcaataaaaagtttactaaacttgggctattgttgtttacttagaatatatatatattctaagtaaacaacaatagctgAGCCAGAGCGGTcagtctctggctcagtgccagccaacgcgCGAAATCTGTTTGaatctgaacattctaaatcatactctcaggggcacagaaataagaatcaaatatatggtgcaataatgctaaaaatgttaaaatgtaatatacatttttaattatttttgtttaaatatatctgCTGACAAtcggactgccaaccaatcagaaaacagcagctgactgtgaccccagcagtctatgatataaacagataatttttgatttcacattgctagctagcaatatgttGCAGAgttcctttcttaattttttttttagaaaaaaccttggcttgatgaacagccggacacaaggcctatggtgacacctgatgaggatgtctctccctccccgggcccaacatcaacagacagtgttgcgagattggaaatgtccaagtatcctaccagaagttcaaaattatcgtatttggaagaaaatgatttaacaattaactacattttgacacgacctgcaaattaacactataggagtatggttggacggaagcagtatgacaaaaatactatcccataattttgcacagtaatctgacaataaatgtggcacacctagattttcatatgcacacccagagtctcttttctggctacactactgccATAAGGATATTTAGAAAAGTTTAAATTGTTGTTGCAGATGGGAAAGAACacaggtaaaataaataattttaccaGGTTAATGTTGATTATTAGTATCTTCAGCCCCTTTATGACCGTCGGTTGCGCACATtcgccatgtttgtagtttttaacGGGTTTTATTCGTGTTTGTAGTTCTGAACTGAATCCTTCGCCAAAGCGCAGTGGGCaattgtgggcaatattagccagTAGAGTATGCACGGatccacacttaaaaaaaatctacctgAAATATTAGACCATTCCCATTCTGGGACGTTTGGCATACTCTTCatgctttgggacacacttattcTAATCTCACATAAGGATATGAACATTGGAATGCAGGGATTAAAACCAGGAAGAGCCACgtgttttttcataatttctaAACATTTCTGCAGATCTTGAGTGTAGACCAAATCTAGCTCGTATAAGTATTACAGAAAAACACCATATTTATTGGAGTAGTTGAACTATGTGACACCAAACAACTTCCCTGTGCAAAGGATTATGGGGGCCTGAAGTGTACCCTTAGAAATCCTTCATTCCGAAGGGACCTTTGAAGTGGCCGGTTTTCAGCACTTCGGTTTGAAACGACTCTTCAATTTGGAGGCTATAATTGTTTTCACTCTTAAGTGCCCTTCGGAGGGTGTTATATATCTTGCTTGGAATGCACTGTGTATGTTTCTGATCAAGGGTTCTGCAATATTTTTTCTACACGTTTTTAAATGatagttttattttgaatgctaATGAGGTAAACATCATTTAAagcgtttgtttgtttgattttactTTTGCAATAGGCTTACAGgtatatattacaaaaacaatttttgaaCGTATTAAATGGGTATGTTCTTTCCATTTCAATGCAGTGTTGTTTCTTCTTTGCGGCTAATATTACCCATGATAGTCTGATGTGTGCATCCATGTAAAATCTTTCCATGTGTGGAAAGATTTTATAATGAGTTAGCCAGATGctcttattaaaaatacagttattgtTGACATATATAATGACAGCCAGCAGCCTAGCCATAATCCCATCTCCTCATCCTGCTAAAGCAGTATATTATGGAAGAACGTTTTATGAACATGTGGTGGGAAGCAGCCCAGGATCTGGATGCCTGTTTCCATGACAACAAGGAACGGCACGGCAACTGGGCAGCATCATGAACACTGAAACACCTGCTTTGGCTTCATGACATGCTCAGGATGATGAGACGAGCAACTCTGCCGAAGGTTTCCTGAATgcttttgacattattttcaccATAGCCTTCTTTGCTCTTGACTGGAAGGTAAGATGAGAAGGTTATCTTTATTTTAGCCATGCTCGTTGTATCTGATTATGTGTAGTGCTTCCATTCTTTGTCTATAGCTGCTTAATGCAGGCTCATGCTGAACAGTGTGAATGAGatggatgtgtatgtgtgtgtgtccatgggAAAAGCACTTGTCTTCACCTGCACTCAAAGCTTTTGTCTAATAAGAGTAAGCCTCAGGCTCCTATAGAGATGTAGTTTGGGGGAGGGTAAAGAATAATGCAacagaatctatctatctatctatctatctatctatctatctatctatctatctatctatctatctatctatctatctatctatctatctatctatctatctatctatctatctaattatctatctatctatctatctaataaaaaagcatgttttatagaatttttttgttgttaatatttttatgaaaaaataaatgaccattgcaaaaaataaaaataaaaaatatataaaatcattatacAAAAACATTTGTCAAGGTTTTTGGAATGTTTGTGTTTTACAAGAAAGTTCTATTTCAGTCTTCATTTGATACTTTTTAAAGATTCTTTGatgcatagaaagttcaaaagacaaGCATTTAATTTATACAGAAATCTTTTTTAATGTTATACATGTATTCACTGTTACTaaacttaatgcatccttgctgaaaaatgaattggaaaataaaatattttctcacctgattttttttttttcaaagttcaaaatttcacattttaattcaatgtgtAACTTGTCATTTCTTTGCAATTATTGACCAAATAGCAATACCTGAATGAAAATTGTTCTACTGTTTTTGCAAAAAATCTTCACACATTTTCGGAAaatattttcacttatttttgcacagtaaacatttacttttaacttttattttatgagATTCACTAACAAGCACCTTTCAAATTATAGGTCAGATTACAAACAAGTTGATATGTATGATTCCCACACCCTTAAATCAATTAATTTCCATTACTTAGTTGCTGGTGATTActgtatatgctttttttttatgtcactctAGAAACTTCCAATACATTTTCCAGGTCTGTTAATTATGTAATTTACAT
It includes:
- the afg1la gene encoding AFG1 like ATPase a → MAAGKASLVAHGLHLCVKNRLLLNSDLPDIVSCIKRGLATGVLSQTVEVPSATTSPKSSFGGPLEHYNSLIRDGQLREDLQQRAALEKLDQMQKDLRGYSNEHSTLFSKFFSKRKPPKGYYIYGDVGTGKTMVMDMFYDHVETVKKKRVHFHGFMLDVHKRIHRLKQSLPKRKVGKMAKAYDPIAPVAEEISEEACLLCFDEFQVTDIADAMILKQLFENLFLNGVVVVATSNRPPDDLYKNGLQRVNFVPFIAVLKEYCQTLRLDSGIDYRRRNCPAAGKLFYLSSEPDVDATLDKLFDEMAFKQNDITRPRSLKVHGRILTLAKACGTIADCTFEELCDRPVGASDYLEISAVFDTVFIRNIPLLTLNKKTQARRFITLIDSLYEHKVRVVLQAEAPLDDLFVHEHHDHHDHHDTHVLLDDLGISRDAGSSLAIFTGEEEVFAFQRTVSRLTEMQTEEYWVAGDRSSK